One Streptomyces fagopyri DNA window includes the following coding sequences:
- a CDS encoding glucosyl-3-phosphoglycerate synthase → MLKEVERWLSTRSWSVADRPLHGIMSAKRASGSTVSVVLPALNEEETVGEIVAVIRDDLMRQVPLVDEIVVVDSGSTDRTSEVAAAAGARVVHRDEILPRIPAVPGKGEVLWRSLLVTSGDIVCFIDADLREFSSDFVSGIVGPLLTEPDVDLVKGMYDRPLAGAAGQGGRVTELMARPLLNMHWPQLAGFVQPLGGEYAARRSLLEQLPFPVGYGVELGMLVDALHLVGLDALAQVDVGERKHRHQDGQALGRMSAAIYRTAQLRLARGHLIRPSLTQFERGEDGFEPRTYSVDTEERPPMAEISEYVKRRAA, encoded by the coding sequence GTGCTGAAGGAAGTCGAGCGCTGGCTGAGCACACGCTCCTGGTCCGTGGCCGATCGTCCGCTGCACGGAATCATGTCCGCCAAACGCGCCTCGGGCTCCACGGTGAGCGTCGTGCTGCCCGCGCTGAACGAGGAGGAGACGGTCGGCGAGATCGTCGCCGTCATCCGCGACGACCTGATGCGTCAGGTGCCCCTCGTCGACGAGATCGTCGTCGTCGACTCGGGTTCGACCGACCGCACGTCGGAGGTCGCCGCCGCGGCGGGCGCGCGCGTCGTGCACCGGGACGAGATCCTGCCCCGCATCCCGGCCGTGCCCGGCAAGGGCGAGGTCCTGTGGCGGTCGCTCCTCGTGACGAGCGGGGACATCGTCTGTTTCATCGACGCGGACCTGAGGGAGTTCTCGTCGGACTTCGTCTCCGGGATCGTGGGTCCGCTGCTCACCGAGCCGGACGTGGACCTCGTCAAGGGGATGTACGACCGTCCGCTGGCCGGCGCCGCGGGCCAGGGCGGTCGCGTCACGGAACTCATGGCCCGCCCGCTGCTGAACATGCACTGGCCCCAGCTGGCCGGCTTCGTCCAGCCGCTCGGCGGTGAGTACGCGGCCCGCCGCTCGCTGCTGGAACAGCTGCCCTTCCCCGTCGGCTACGGCGTCGAACTGGGCATGCTCGTCGACGCCCTGCACCTGGTGGGCCTCGACGCGCTCGCCCAGGTCGACGTCGGCGAGCGCAAGCACCGTCACCAGGACGGGCAGGCGCTGGGCCGGATGTCCGCCGCGATCTACCGCACGGCGCAGCTCCGGCTGGCCCGCGGGCATCTCATCCGGCCGTCCCTCACCCAGTTCGAGCGGGGCGAGGACGGTTTCGAGCCGCGTACGTACTCGGTGGACACGGAGGAACGCCCCCCGATGGCCGAAATCTCCGAGTACGTGAAGCGCAGGGCCGCGTGA
- the thrC gene encoding threonine synthase, which translates to MAAQTVASTPDTVTSANPADSARSVDLGPAAALTCRECGHRVPLGPVFACEECFGPLEIAYDFSAYETEELRARIEAGPANIWRYAPLLPVPADVAGKPNINPGWTRLVQADNLARELGVDPGRLFVKDDSGNPTHSFKDRVVAQAIEAARAFGFTTLSCSSTGNLAGAVGAAAARAGFRSCVFIPHDLEQGKVVMAAVYGGELIGIEGNYDDVNRFCSELIGDPAGEGWGFVNVNLRPYYAEGSKTLAYEICEQLGWRLPDQLVVPIASGSQLTKVDKGLQELIKLGLVEDKPYKIFGAQAEGCSPVSVAYKAGHDVVRPQKPNTIAKSLAIGNPADGPYVLDIARRTGGAVEDVNDEQVVDAIRLLARTEGIFAETAGGVTVGVAKKLIENGLLDPTLTTVVLNTGDGLKTLDAVAGTGLTATIRPSLDSFREAGLA; encoded by the coding sequence ATGGCTGCGCAGACTGTTGCAAGCACTCCGGACACCGTGACCTCCGCGAACCCGGCCGATTCCGCGCGATCCGTCGATCTGGGTCCCGCCGCCGCGCTCACCTGCCGCGAGTGCGGCCACCGGGTGCCGCTCGGCCCGGTCTTCGCCTGCGAGGAGTGTTTCGGACCGCTGGAGATCGCCTACGACTTCTCGGCCTACGAAACCGAGGAACTGCGGGCGCGCATCGAGGCGGGCCCCGCGAACATCTGGCGTTACGCGCCGCTGCTCCCCGTCCCGGCCGACGTCGCCGGCAAGCCGAACATCAACCCGGGCTGGACCAGGCTCGTCCAGGCGGACAACCTCGCCCGCGAGCTGGGTGTCGACCCCGGCCGGCTCTTCGTCAAGGACGACTCGGGCAACCCGACGCACTCCTTCAAGGATCGCGTCGTCGCCCAGGCCATCGAGGCGGCCCGTGCCTTCGGCTTCACCACCCTCTCCTGCTCCTCGACCGGCAACCTCGCCGGCGCGGTGGGTGCCGCCGCCGCCCGCGCCGGCTTCCGCTCCTGCGTGTTCATCCCGCACGACCTGGAGCAGGGCAAGGTCGTCATGGCCGCGGTCTACGGCGGCGAGCTCATCGGCATCGAGGGCAACTACGACGACGTGAACCGCTTCTGCTCCGAGCTGATCGGCGACCCGGCCGGTGAGGGCTGGGGCTTCGTCAACGTCAACCTGCGGCCGTACTACGCGGAGGGGTCCAAGACCCTCGCGTACGAGATCTGCGAGCAGCTCGGCTGGCGGCTGCCCGACCAGCTCGTCGTGCCGATCGCCTCGGGCTCCCAGCTGACCAAGGTCGACAAGGGGCTCCAGGAGCTGATCAAGCTCGGTCTCGTCGAGGACAAGCCCTACAAGATCTTCGGTGCGCAGGCCGAGGGCTGTTCGCCGGTGTCCGTCGCCTACAAGGCCGGTCACGACGTCGTACGGCCGCAGAAGCCGAACACCATCGCCAAGTCGCTCGCCATCGGCAACCCCGCGGACGGCCCGTACGTGCTGGACATCGCGCGGCGGACGGGCGGGGCGGTGGAGGACGTGAACGACGAGCAGGTGGTCGACGCGATCAGGCTGCTGGCGCGCACCGAGGGGATCTTCGCCGAGACCGCCGGTGGGGTGACGGTGGGCGTGGCCAAGAAGCTGATCGAGAACGGACTGCTCGACCCGACGCTCACCACGGTCGTGCTGAACACCGGTGACGGCCTCAAGACGCTGGACGCGGTGGCCGGTACGGGACTGACCGCGACCATCCGCCCCAGCCTGGACTCCTTCCGCGAGGCCGGCCTCGCGTAG
- a CDS encoding MoaD/ThiS family protein translates to MSVNVRIPTILRTYTGGRSEVTAEGGNLGEVISDLEKNHTGIAARVLDDEGKLRRFVNVYVNDDDVRFEQGLETATPDGAGVSIIPAVAGG, encoded by the coding sequence ATGAGCGTCAACGTCCGCATCCCCACCATCCTGCGCACCTACACCGGCGGCCGGTCCGAGGTGACCGCCGAGGGAGGGAACCTCGGCGAGGTGATCTCCGACCTGGAGAAGAACCACACGGGCATCGCCGCGCGCGTGCTGGACGACGAGGGCAAGCTGCGCCGGTTCGTCAACGTGTACGTCAACGACGACGACGTCCGCTTCGAGCAGGGCCTGGAGACGGCGACGCCGGACGGCGCCGGCGTGTCGATCATCCCGGCCGTCGCCGGAGGCTGA
- a CDS encoding cold-shock protein codes for MAQGTVKWFNAEKGYGFIAVDGGADVFVHYSAIQMDGYRTLEEGQRVDFEISQGQKGPQADMVRLATG; via the coding sequence ATGGCTCAGGGCACCGTCAAGTGGTTCAACGCGGAGAAGGGGTACGGCTTCATCGCGGTCGACGGTGGTGCGGATGTTTTCGTCCACTACAGCGCGATTCAGATGGACGGCTACCGCACCCTGGAAGAGGGTCAGCGGGTCGATTTCGAGATCTCGCAGGGCCAGAAGGGGCCGCAGGCGGACATGGTCCGGCTCGCGACCGGCTGA